In Juglans microcarpa x Juglans regia isolate MS1-56 chromosome 1S, Jm3101_v1.0, whole genome shotgun sequence, the genomic stretch ATGAGCTCTTTGTTTTGGGTCTCCTGTGCATATGCCGTCCATGACTTATAGGGTCAAAGTGTTATTGATCAATGATCATAGACACCTCTGCTACGTACAAGCGGCATTTGCAAACGGTCGGTAACCGGCTGTATATGGGAGcttacatgaaaaaagaaaaaagaaaaaaaaaatgttggaaggaaaggaaaatgggagatttttcttctattttgggTGAGTAGCATACTAGAGCACAAACAAGGATTCCTGGTACGTTGAAGCATTTCtctaccaagaaaaaaaaattaggatctGAAAGAAGTCTTGGATTAATTTCCTCGAACTCTATTTTCTACAAATGTAAGAAACTGAGAGGATATGGCCTAGCCTGCTCAGCTAACAACAAAAATGAAGTAGAATTTCTATCGCCTATTAAGGAATACACGAGATGCAAGTATATTTTTCCAACCCACCCGATAAGGGAAACATGGCgtttaaatttacaaacaatTAAAACACAATGGCCAGTCTGTAGCTTCAATAAAAAACCATTATACCTAGGACCCATCTGAAGTCTATCCATATAAATATGGTCTTGGCTTGTTGAACTTAAGAGTAGAAAAAGCATCAAGGCCTCATACTGCAACAGCTCAACGGCACAAATGCCGGATGAGTTTTGCAGAAGGGACCTTAAATTTGCAGAGAATAATAccttaaaaacatgaaaatttgtGAGTCGCAGAGATTGAAATGAAGTCCAGATCCATTGgatattataatactaaattactaacaAAATGTTAAGTGGTTAGTTAAAGATTTGTGGAGAGGCAAAGTAGTTTCGTGGGAGGGAAGATCTCGGAAGACAAAGGGAGGAGGGCTTGTTCGTGGTCCTCGAAGGGAAGGGAGTGTTATTCGTGGGAACAGTGGTCTTTGAAGGGAGGGAGTGTTTGTGGGAAGACGAAGGGGAGGGGACGAAGCAGATCGTTTTCCATTTTATTGTGAACGCGCCGTTTCATTTTTCACGTAGGCACCGACTTCCCAACAATTACGCATAGCGACTGCAGATAACTTTTTTCGTAGTTCTAATCTCTAGGGGTTGGCAAGGGCTTTGGTTTTTGTGGTCTTCTCTCTCTTGGGTTCTAAGAATTTATTGGGCTCATTGGACACGAACTTTTTTCTCGAATACCTTCAAAAAAATCTTGACTgcggaggaaaaaaaatgcatgtagTTCTCTCACATCACAATGTATTTATCTTCCTCTTTGCtgaggggaaaaagaaaagtaaaagaagaaatatGATGTATGAAGTTCTCTCACAATGGATCTTAAGGAAAATGAGGCTCCTTCAATCTTATCCTTATCGttcgaatattttattttatttttgtaattacaaGTAACAAAAAGATTTATAGAAAATGCTCGTTTTCAGCTTAAACTGTCACTTTTTCCTTGTTAGAAACatgaagttttattttaaactgTCGTACTGATAGAAGACCGACCACCTTAGTCAAACCGTTCATTTAATCTTGTTGCTTCTATGTTACTTTTTTTCTCAGCttataattagtttaataaCCCATACATTACCGGCCAATACGCTACGGCATCCTCGGGCTCAATTAGATAGATTAGTAGCCAAGCTTGAGAGTTATAAACAGGCGTCTAAATTCTTGTTCAAAGTCAAAAACATAGAAAATCTAACACCTTTCTCTTTTCTGAttatactactcatcatcccagatcatacacatacatattttaatttttttattttattttattcatactaaactaattgaattattttacttatcatccatacattACATgtcaagagaaaaagaaaaaattaaattaaaagaagtgtAGTGTGTGTGATGCTAAGTAAAGTTATTCTTTTCTCCTTATAGTTGCGTACCTAAtcattcataatttatataacATAGAAAAAGGGTTAAAAAGATGTTGATTTTCTTTGGTGGCCTACCCATTTGGTTTAGCTTTCTTCATCCTTCTTCGTCGAAATGGAGAAGAAGCTTCCTCTCCGCTTCAAGTAGTGTTATCTCTTTGTCTATTGCCTTTTCAGCATCGTCAGCAGCTCCCACcatcttttcaaaatcaaaagagTCAAAACTATTTAGTATTTGTAAATTAGCATATAAACACCCCACGTGCATAATCCCATTAATTTCCAGTctttcaaaaatagaaaaaaaaaaaaagagagaaaagaatagTAGCAGTAATAAAATGAGAGCAGGTAACCACAGTTCCATCCATATTcctacatacatatatatatagatatatatattcatagacAGGAACTTTCCTAGCATCACAATCTTCTTAACTTTTAGGTGATTTGTTcttcaaaatctaacaattattaattgcaagaaggttcttttcttttttaaaataaatttcataaaaaaatctgcGACAAAATTGAAATGTCTTGAgacaatttaagaaaaaaaaaaaaaacctctgtACGATCCTTGTACCTAATCCAAAAGATACATGCTTTTTCTTATGTTTGGCTTTATGTCTTGCGATGTTTCACATATTTAAGATATGCTTGCTTCCAAATTACTGCATGGGCTGCTTGCTAATTCCATGAAGTCTTaaaaagacaattttttttttttttttttttttttttttaaagtttgacCGCAGATGAATATGTGGACGTGAATGTCATGTGAATCTAAAAAACTCCAATGGCATTAGAAATCTTTCCAAATGTTCTAAAGTTTATTATGTGAATGTCACGTGCTGCTACAAGTACCTAAAATAGCTTATGAAGAAGAAAACAGCTTTCACTCACTAGGACTAGTTGGAGATCATCCATGTCCTTATCTCAACAGAGACATGCAACAGctgctcataaaaaaaaaccagctagagagagagagagagagagaggactacCTCGGTTTCAATCTCCAGTTCAGCTGAGAACTCCTGAGCAGAGAAATTTGAACGGATGGTTCTGGTTTTCAGTCCCAAGGTCTTCAAGAATTGAAGAACTTCCACCATAGAATCAACCCCAGATGCAGGATTAGGCACTCTTACTCTAATCTTGGCTACCCCTACGTCTCTCTTCCCTTCCACTGCCACCATGCTTGCTTCAACCCCTAATTTGTTTCTCCTTTTCAACTCCTCCACACGCCGTTGCAGCTCTTGAATTTTCTTGGCCGCCGTTTGAATAATACAGCTCTTATCACTCTACACGTACACAAAAAGCACGAAAGAAAACAGATTCATAACCAacatgacctttttttttttttttttttttttaaattaagacaACCGCACCCATTTACAGAAAAAATCCACACTCACCTTGGTTCCAAATGGCAACACTGAATGCAGGGCCATGTAACTTTGCTTCTGCTTCTCCCTCCTCGCCCGTTCGTTCATCATGTGGCGAAAACCCCGTTCTTTCTCGTGCTCTTGGATTTCAATTTTTGGATGCCAACTCCTCCTCAAGAACTCTACCATTCTCTTGTTCATATTGTTTCCACGATTCCAACCTGAATTCCAATTCCCTGCCCCAAACTCAATTCTGGGTCCCTCTGTGTACGCCACAAAAGCGCTTTGTTTCACCGGCGGAGCCTCATAAGCATCATACCAGAACATGCCACTCTGCAAATCCTGAGGGCAAAACATTTCCATCATTCTTGTCTCTGCCTTTTGTTTTCCCGGGGGTTTCAAATACCGGCCGTAGCTGTTAAATTGTTTTGTAACGATCGATTGGGATTGGGATTGGGATtgatatacacacacacatatatatatatatatataggacttgTCGAAGCATATTTAACACGTGGTCAACGTTGTTGTGTTGGCCTGGGAGAATTTGCCACAGTCAAAGCTTACAAGTTTTCAAGATTGTAGTTCATCCTAGTCCTGCTCTGAAGCTTGACCACATACTAGAACTTTTGTCATAAACAGCGAACAGACAATTCTGTCCGCTAGATTTCACATCAGCCGCCCTTGTTGCACGGCCACAACATTTGGATTACCTACGCCGCACGAGAGTGACATTCGAGACCAGATGTTGACTTAATATTTGCTGCTTGTTATTGACCACGTTttgtattgtaaaaaaaaaaaaatgatatttgtagatATATATTAGAATGCATTGTTACCGTGTTATGATAATTacgtataaaaatgaaaaaaaaaaattatataagaaagTATCAATCGGATAGGAATCACAAAgttaattctttatttaaatttaaattaaaggaTTCTAGGGTGTATAAATAGTAGAAAAAAGCGAgacttattattaaaaagtatatttttttatataagtaagatttatttatttattttattaaatgagtgtATAAGATTTgcatatcattatttttcaaaataaaaagatgatgaatttGTTATTGGTCCATATATTATGTAACACGTGTGAGGGCTCATCTACTGTTAACAATGGACAAGCAACCGTGTGGTGAACGGAAAACCTGATAATCATATTTCCTAAGTTGACTTGAGTTTTTTTAACATAACATTTTCCTATTATTAATCTTAAGAGTACTTTCATTAGATTAGTTaaagttcaaaaatttttttatgaatataagaaaaatttgacttttagctattccattaacataaatctccacattgaaatagctattttttcattagaggataataaaataatataagatgaatttgattttagttattcacatcaaatctccatattagattatatatttattcattatatagtaatgaataactaataatttcaaaaatatttaatttttttaattattaatttattttattttatcatattttactattctacctattatatattaattaataatcatattcttattaaattaatatatcactaactcaaattaatatatcaattgtgataaaatatgtgatagaaagaaatagagagagaaataattaataaaatacgtatttgatgtatgtacattaaccttcaaatttagaaaaacttttgaaagttaTTGTAGTTAAATtctgaatatttagaatttgactaatccaatgtgagcatattttactctctaatagctaaatactcattaGATTTagcttttaactaatccaatgagagtgctctaacaAACTAAGAGACGACGAAGCGTcacgaaagaaagaaagaaagaatacgGAGTGTTTCGTACATGCATATAATGTTCGTATGCCTCTCATTTTGCTTCATTTTGAtcgttcatatatttaattttttttaatagttaagaaagtaactattaatgtattaatatttttttattttttaaaaatatttaaatatgtttaaaaaatatttgtaataaaaaagtaaaaagaaaagaaaaatacaatttgcaCTAAACGGGTAAATCGAGGTGACAGAGTAGCACCACTCAGATTTTAATGTATAACATTTACTGACATaacatttcaaattatttagAACTCAGATAACaaattcataattatttataaggaaaatgctacGCGTCTCGCTCCCAACTCCCATCGGGAGCTACCTctagcatttattttgttttttgtttttttttttactttatgattaaagaattattctttaatgatgttgtgaatttttttagaaatatatatatttaaaagtgttaacaaaatgtatgtaaaaaaaaaaaaaagaaaaaaaacacatcaaaataaCTAGCAGAACTaagaaaatgatactctcaccaCTTATTCTTATAGTTTGGTGTTACtgctgaaattttttattttattttttaatttttctttttacttagtaattaaagaaatactttttaataatattgtattttttttatttttttaaaaaatatttaaaagtataaaaaaa encodes the following:
- the LOC121245881 gene encoding transcription factor bHLH92-like; translation: MMEMFCPQDLQSGMFWYDAYEAPPVKQSAFVAYTEGPRIEFGAGNWNSGWNRGNNMNKRMVEFLRRSWHPKIEIQEHEKERGFRHMMNERARREKQKQSYMALHSVLPFGTKSDKSCIIQTAAKKIQELQRRVEELKRRNKLGVEASMVAVEGKRDVGVAKIRVRVPNPASGVDSMVEVLQFLKTLGLKTRTIRSNFSAQEFSAELEIETEMVGAADDAEKAIDKEITLLEAERKLLLHFDEEG